A stretch of DNA from Brevibacterium sp. CBA3109:
TAAATCACGTACAGCGGCCTCTGTATGAGGTCAAAGCGAACCTATTCAAAGGCTTGGCCCACCCCTACCGGATTCGGATCCTCGAGCTCCTCGCCGGTGCTGCGGAAGTCAGTGTCACCGATCTGCAGGCCGAGACCGGGCTCGAAGCCTCCCATCTGTCCCAGCACCTTGCCGTGCTGCGCCGACACCGCCTGGTCGAATCCGAGCGTCGGGCCAGTCATGTCTTCTATCGCCTGGCCGATCGGCGCACCGCCGAACTGCTCTCCGTGGCCAGGTCGCTGCTGCTGTCGATGCTCGAAGACGACGGCGGCCGCTTGGCCCAGGCCCAGACGCTGCCGCAGATTCCAGGCGGTCCTGCGACTGTGGACACCGCCGCGACCACGCGCGAGCCCGCATCATGAGTTCGCCAACGACCACCTCGGCGGCCCTGATCGGCGCACTCAGACGGGTACGTGCTCTGCTGCCAGGAGTCTCCGACTACGGCGAGACGCGGCGTTCGTGGCCCAAGGACCTCCTCGCCGGCGTCACCGTCGGCATCGTCGCACTGCCGCTGGCACTCGGCTTCGGTGTGAGCTCAGGACTCACCGCGGAACAGGGCCTGATCACTGCGATCGTGGCGGGAGTCCTCGCTGCGATCTTCGGTGGCTCGCATGTGCAGATCTCGGGACCGACCGGTGCCATGGCGGTCGTGCTCGTGCCCATCGTCGCCACTCAAGGCGCCGAGGCGGTGGTGGCGGTGACGCTCATCGCCGGGATCATCGTCGTGGCGGCCGGACTGCTGCGTCTGGGGCGTGCAGTCTCATTCATCCCCTGGCCCGTGATCGAGGGATTCACTCTGGGAATCGCGGCCATCATCTTCTTGCAGCAGGTCCCGTTCGTCACCACACCGGGAGACTCGAAGCCTGGTGAGCACAGCACGAATGCACTCGTCGCGGCCGGTCATCTCATCGGCGAGGTCGACTGGTCCTACCTGCCCTATTCGCTTGCTGCGGTTGCAATCGTCGCCGTATGCATGATCTTCGCACCGAAGATCCACTCCTCGATCCCGGGTTCACTGGTCGGCATCGTCATCGTCACGGTC
This window harbors:
- a CDS encoding ArsR/SmtB family transcription factor is translated as MPLNHVQRPLYEVKANLFKGLAHPYRIRILELLAGAAEVSVTDLQAETGLEASHLSQHLAVLRRHRLVESERRASHVFYRLADRRTAELLSVARSLLLSMLEDDGGRLAQAQTLPQIPGGPATVDTAATTREPAS